One genomic window of Halorubrum hochsteinianum includes the following:
- a CDS encoding ABC transporter substrate-binding protein → MSRDDAARGDLTRRAFAKYGGTVALGGLLAGCTGGGDGDSAGDGGNETGSDGGDSGGSDADTESDGSYSVSISPTGEATFESPPETVFTRLTHHADMAFALGRGDGITALHAPDYYDGLWNQYVERLPGVSLDWTGLYSSWQPSKEKLYELDSDVHLADPAWITRQDAWSREDIDEIGERVSPWFGNSLSDRHQDPPEDWADGYQYYGLWEQFEIVAEAFQERERYEALASVREELLATIDENIPAEEERPSAVMIAAADIEEIYAYTLSNPGFLTAHTRPLGPRDAFEGSIDSGTVVDFETILDADPDVILYLGGMEPGTDMAGRRTAFEEDPVGSEVAAVRNDRIHPQGARYQGPILNLFQIEMTAKQLYPDAFGEWPRYEEGPYPEIPEEERLFDRERVADAINGDL, encoded by the coding sequence ATGTCCAGGGACGACGCGGCACGCGGAGACCTGACCCGCAGAGCGTTCGCGAAGTACGGCGGAACGGTCGCTCTCGGCGGCCTGCTCGCCGGCTGTACCGGCGGCGGCGACGGCGACTCCGCGGGCGACGGCGGCAACGAGACCGGCTCCGACGGCGGCGACTCTGGGGGGTCTGACGCGGACACCGAGAGCGACGGGAGCTACTCCGTGTCCATCTCGCCGACGGGGGAGGCGACGTTCGAGTCGCCGCCGGAGACGGTGTTCACGCGGCTCACCCACCACGCGGACATGGCGTTCGCGCTCGGCCGGGGCGACGGGATCACCGCGCTGCACGCGCCCGACTACTACGACGGCCTGTGGAACCAGTACGTCGAGCGCCTGCCGGGCGTCTCGCTCGACTGGACGGGACTGTACTCCTCGTGGCAGCCGAGCAAGGAGAAGCTGTACGAACTCGACAGCGACGTCCACCTCGCGGACCCGGCGTGGATCACCCGACAGGACGCGTGGAGCCGCGAGGACATCGACGAGATCGGCGAGCGCGTCTCGCCGTGGTTCGGCAACTCCCTCTCCGACCGCCACCAGGACCCTCCCGAGGACTGGGCCGACGGCTACCAGTACTACGGCCTGTGGGAGCAGTTCGAGATCGTCGCCGAGGCCTTTCAGGAGCGAGAGCGCTACGAGGCGCTCGCGAGCGTCCGCGAGGAACTGCTCGCGACGATCGACGAGAACATCCCCGCGGAGGAGGAGCGCCCGAGCGCGGTCATGATCGCCGCCGCGGACATCGAGGAGATCTACGCGTACACGCTGAGCAACCCCGGCTTCCTCACGGCGCACACCCGTCCGCTCGGGCCGCGCGACGCCTTCGAGGGGAGCATCGACTCCGGGACCGTCGTCGACTTCGAGACGATACTCGACGCCGACCCCGACGTAATCCTCTATCTCGGCGGCATGGAGCCGGGGACGGACATGGCCGGGCGGCGGACCGCCTTCGAGGAGGACCCCGTCGGCTCGGAGGTCGCTGCGGTCAGGAACGACCGCATCCACCCGCAGGGCGCTCGGTACCAGGGGCCGATCCTCAACCTCTTCCAGATCGAGATGACCGCGAAGCAGCTGTACCCCGACGCCTTCGGCGAGTGGCCGCGCTACGAGGAGGGCCCGTACCCGGAGATCCCGGAGGAGGAACGGCTGTTCGACCGGGAGCGCGTCGCGGACGCCATCAACGGGGACCTGTAG
- a CDS encoding ABC transporter ATP-binding protein, with protein MSIFSANATEPEESSGGNELDGANEPRSANEPDDPDGLGTDGSDPSDLDAEDLVLGYPTAPEPVIDGESIAAEPGAVTALVGPNGSGKSTLLKGLANQIAPEDGSVLLDGRDVHSMDTKALAKQLGLLSQESTSPDSITVEDLVYHGRYPHRGFFERTTDEDARAVERAIDLAGCGHLRDREVGSLSGGQKQLAWIAMILAQDTDVLLLDEPTTFLDLHHQMEVMEIIETLRSESEVTVVVVLHDIEQAARLADRVVALKDGEVRARGPPEEVVTEELLTDVFRVDAEVVDTDRGPRVTPIRARHEG; from the coding sequence ATGTCCATCTTCAGCGCGAACGCGACCGAACCGGAGGAATCGAGCGGCGGGAACGAACTCGACGGCGCGAACGAACCGCGCTCCGCGAACGAGCCGGACGATCCGGATGGACTCGGAACCGACGGCAGCGACCCGAGCGACCTCGACGCCGAGGACCTCGTGTTGGGCTACCCGACCGCCCCGGAACCGGTGATCGACGGCGAGTCGATCGCGGCCGAGCCGGGCGCGGTCACCGCCCTCGTCGGGCCGAACGGCTCCGGGAAGAGCACCCTGCTGAAGGGGTTGGCGAACCAGATCGCGCCCGAGGACGGCTCGGTGCTCTTGGACGGGCGCGACGTCCACTCGATGGACACGAAGGCGCTCGCGAAGCAGCTCGGACTGCTCTCGCAGGAGAGCACGTCGCCGGACAGCATCACCGTCGAGGACCTGGTGTACCACGGCCGCTACCCGCACCGCGGCTTCTTCGAGCGGACGACCGACGAGGACGCCCGCGCGGTCGAGCGCGCCATCGATCTGGCCGGCTGCGGTCACCTGCGCGACCGCGAGGTCGGGAGCCTCAGCGGCGGACAGAAGCAGTTGGCGTGGATCGCGATGATCCTCGCGCAGGACACCGACGTGCTCCTGTTGGACGAGCCGACGACGTTCCTCGATCTCCACCACCAGATGGAGGTGATGGAGATCATCGAGACGCTCCGCTCGGAGAGCGAGGTCACCGTCGTCGTCGTCCTCCACGACATCGAGCAGGCCGCGCGGCTCGCCGACCGCGTGGTCGCGCTCAAAGACGGCGAGGTCCGGGCGCGCGGCCCGCCCGAGGAGGTCGTCACCGAGGAACTGCTCACCGACGTGTTCCGGGTCGACGCTGAGGTCGTCGACACCGACCGCGGCCCGCGCGTGACGCCGATCCGGGCGCGGCACGAGGGGTAG
- a CDS encoding FecCD family ABC transporter permease → MTGRETRTDGGSVADGEGRAVGGGPSRRPVEGSRLGWLFEPRLATVIAGSLALVAAAGLVQVSFGTYSMTVGQAWRAVFDPAVLLDPRWFLNFLLGEELMRAVTGFRGELPRLARETLVVWNIRLPRVLVGVVVGMNLAVSGAIFQAVTRNELASPFILGVSSGAGLMILLTLVVFGGLSAFLPIIAALGGSVAFLVVYAIAWKNGTSPVRLVLAGVIVGTVFNSLQTGLFFFADDIGVVQSAIQWTTGSLTGTDWEQVRMALPWTLVAVTLSLAGSRQLNLLLLGEQTAKSLGMSIERVRFALSGVAVLAAAASIAVAGIVSFVGLIVPHVVRNLVGSDYKRVIVGCLFVGPALMVGADVGARLGMGVLTGADAQVPVGIVTGLVGGPYFLYLMRRQQNMGDL, encoded by the coding sequence ATGACCGGCCGGGAGACGCGGACCGACGGCGGCTCCGTCGCCGACGGCGAGGGGCGGGCGGTCGGCGGCGGCCCCTCTCGACGACCGGTCGAGGGGAGCCGGCTCGGGTGGCTGTTCGAGCCGCGCCTCGCCACGGTGATCGCGGGGAGCCTCGCGCTCGTCGCCGCCGCGGGGCTCGTTCAGGTGAGCTTCGGGACGTACTCGATGACGGTCGGGCAGGCGTGGCGGGCCGTCTTCGACCCCGCCGTCCTGCTCGACCCGCGGTGGTTCCTCAACTTCCTCCTCGGCGAGGAGCTGATGCGGGCGGTCACGGGCTTTCGGGGCGAACTGCCGCGGCTCGCGCGCGAGACGCTCGTCGTCTGGAACATCCGGCTCCCGCGGGTGCTCGTCGGCGTCGTCGTCGGGATGAACCTCGCGGTCTCGGGCGCGATCTTCCAGGCGGTGACGCGGAACGAGCTCGCCAGCCCGTTCATCCTCGGCGTCTCCTCGGGCGCGGGGCTGATGATCCTGCTCACGCTCGTCGTGTTCGGCGGACTCTCCGCGTTCCTCCCGATCATCGCGGCGCTCGGGGGCTCGGTGGCGTTCCTCGTCGTCTACGCCATCGCGTGGAAGAACGGGACCAGTCCCGTGCGGCTCGTGCTCGCGGGCGTCATCGTCGGGACCGTCTTCAACAGCCTCCAGACCGGGCTCTTCTTCTTCGCCGACGACATCGGCGTCGTCCAGTCGGCGATCCAGTGGACCACCGGGTCGCTGACCGGGACCGACTGGGAGCAGGTCCGGATGGCGCTCCCGTGGACGCTCGTGGCGGTGACCCTGTCGCTCGCGGGATCGCGCCAGCTGAACCTCCTCCTCCTCGGCGAGCAGACGGCGAAGTCGCTGGGGATGTCGATAGAGCGGGTGCGGTTCGCGCTCTCCGGGGTCGCGGTGCTGGCGGCGGCCGCCAGCATCGCGGTGGCGGGCATCGTGAGCTTTGTGGGCCTCATCGTCCCCCACGTGGTCCGGAACCTCGTCGGCAGCGACTACAAGCGGGTGATCGTCGGCTGCCTCTTCGTCGGTCCGGCGCTGATGGTCGGGGCCGACGTGGGAGCGCGCCTCGGGATGGGCGTGCTGACCGGCGCGGACGCGCAAGTCCCGGTCGGGATCGTTACCGGGCTGGTCGGCGGACCGTACTTCCTGTACCTGATGCGGCGACAGCAGAACATGGGTGACCTCTGA
- a CDS encoding FAD-dependent oxidoreductase yields the protein MSAPDRDVVVVGAGPAGCAAAVFAAREGLDVAVFDRGRSSLARCAHLENYPGFPAGIDVGTLSDLMRAQVERAGCALVDDLVESVERSGDDSDDSAESDGSAESADPDGPRLVVRPQEGDPVAARRVIAATRYDGEYLRGLGDDDAMFEVHDHGGETHEHFDREYADRDGTTPVDGLYVASPSEASRQAITAAGRGARVGKRVVADARIDAGWWPDAAEGVDWVRREAELDDEWADRDRWVEWFDEEHADGPVDPDSERFARVREAAVDDALSSYVDADEEAARAAAGRRALAGRLDPEAVVDAHGADALLDAMDDEAVAAHLAGDESDAERPDEASP from the coding sequence ATGAGCGCTCCCGACCGCGACGTCGTCGTGGTCGGGGCCGGTCCCGCGGGCTGCGCCGCCGCGGTGTTCGCGGCGCGCGAGGGGCTCGACGTCGCCGTCTTCGACCGCGGCCGGTCGTCGCTCGCGCGCTGCGCGCACCTGGAGAACTACCCCGGGTTCCCGGCCGGCATCGACGTCGGGACGCTCTCGGACCTCATGCGCGCGCAGGTCGAGCGGGCGGGCTGTGCGCTCGTCGACGACCTCGTCGAGTCCGTCGAACGGTCGGGCGACGACTCCGACGACTCCGCCGAATCCGACGGTTCCGCCGAATCCGCCGACCCCGACGGCCCGCGGCTCGTCGTCCGCCCGCAGGAGGGCGACCCCGTCGCGGCCCGCCGGGTGATCGCGGCGACGCGCTACGACGGGGAGTACCTCCGCGGCCTCGGCGACGACGACGCGATGTTCGAGGTCCACGACCACGGCGGCGAGACCCACGAGCACTTCGACCGTGAGTACGCGGACCGCGACGGGACGACCCCCGTCGACGGGCTGTACGTGGCCTCGCCCTCCGAGGCGTCTCGGCAGGCGATCACGGCCGCGGGCCGCGGCGCGCGGGTCGGCAAGCGGGTCGTCGCCGACGCCCGGATCGACGCCGGCTGGTGGCCCGACGCGGCCGAGGGCGTCGACTGGGTCCGCCGAGAGGCCGAACTCGACGACGAGTGGGCCGACCGCGACCGGTGGGTCGAGTGGTTCGACGAGGAGCACGCCGACGGCCCGGTCGACCCCGACTCGGAGCGGTTCGCGCGCGTCCGGGAGGCCGCGGTCGACGACGCGCTGTCGTCGTACGTCGACGCCGACGAGGAGGCGGCCCGCGCCGCGGCCGGCCGCCGCGCGCTCGCGGGGCGACTCGACCCGGAGGCGGTCGTCGACGCCCACGGGGCCGACGCGCTGCTCGACGCGATGGACGACGAGGCGGTCGCGGCGCACCTCGCGGGGGACGAATCGGACGCCGAGCGGCCCGACGAGGCGTCGCCATGA
- a CDS encoding ABC transporter substrate-binding protein produces the protein MERDADRLAGTRRDAIRYCGAVAGAGLLAGCSGTESTPSGSGSGGGNGLADGDDSSGEGDSSGEDDDAGSYTASIAPVGEVEFDSVPENVFTMYNQYADMLVALGHGDAVNSMFVPEMGGPTMNNYYERLDGVSFDWEGLPNPYENFTKEFFYDLDSDVHLLDPAWAVTQDNWGVDDVADVSESVGPFFGNFYSGTHASPTEAYADAYEYYTLWELFGRVADVFRERERYERLRSVHEDLVASIRADLPPEDERPTAVRVTLGDGQFWAYHLNRPGFWLADTRPLAADDPFEDDVWDGLWGGVGYERMLEADPDVILHLWGATPRYEMASVRERLRSHSVGSELTAVQDDRVYAQGMRYQGPIMNLFQIEMTAKQLYPEVFGEWPGYEDGQPYPEIPADERLFDRDEVASIVTGGTE, from the coding sequence ATGGAACGAGACGCGGACCGACTCGCCGGCACGCGGCGCGACGCGATCAGGTACTGCGGAGCCGTCGCCGGCGCGGGGTTACTCGCCGGGTGTAGCGGCACCGAGTCGACGCCGAGCGGGTCCGGATCCGGCGGTGGAAACGGCTTGGCGGACGGAGACGACTCGTCGGGCGAGGGCGACTCGTCGGGCGAGGACGACGACGCGGGGTCGTACACCGCATCGATCGCGCCCGTCGGCGAGGTCGAGTTCGACTCCGTGCCGGAGAACGTGTTCACGATGTACAACCAGTACGCGGACATGCTGGTCGCGCTCGGACACGGCGACGCCGTCAACTCCATGTTCGTCCCGGAGATGGGCGGCCCGACGATGAACAACTACTACGAGCGGCTGGACGGCGTCTCCTTCGACTGGGAGGGGCTTCCGAACCCGTACGAGAACTTCACGAAGGAGTTCTTCTACGACCTCGACAGCGACGTCCACCTCCTCGACCCCGCGTGGGCGGTCACGCAGGACAACTGGGGCGTCGACGACGTGGCCGACGTCAGCGAGTCCGTCGGCCCGTTCTTCGGGAACTTCTACAGCGGGACCCACGCCTCCCCGACCGAGGCATACGCCGACGCATACGAGTACTACACGCTGTGGGAGCTGTTCGGCCGCGTCGCCGACGTGTTCCGGGAGCGCGAGCGCTACGAGCGACTGCGCTCGGTTCACGAGGACCTCGTCGCGTCGATTCGGGCCGACCTCCCGCCCGAGGACGAGCGCCCGACCGCCGTCCGCGTCACCCTCGGCGACGGGCAGTTCTGGGCGTACCACCTGAACCGGCCGGGGTTCTGGCTGGCCGACACCCGCCCGCTCGCCGCCGACGATCCCTTCGAGGACGACGTGTGGGACGGGCTCTGGGGCGGCGTCGGCTACGAGCGGATGCTGGAGGCCGACCCGGACGTGATCCTCCACCTGTGGGGGGCCACCCCCCGGTACGAGATGGCGAGCGTCCGCGAGCGGCTCAGGTCGCACTCCGTCGGGAGCGAACTCACCGCGGTACAGGACGACCGCGTGTACGCGCAGGGGATGCGCTACCAGGGGCCGATCATGAACCTGTTCCAGATCGAGATGACGGCGAAACAGCTCTACCCGGAGGTCTTCGGCGAGTGGCCCGGCTACGAGGACGGCCAGCCGTACCCGGAGATCCCGGCCGACGAGCGGCTGTTCGACCGCGACGAGGTCGCCTCGATCGTCACCGGGGGGACGGAATGA
- a CDS encoding DUF6498-containing protein yields MASPSNDSPVAFLVTVAANVAPLIGVFGLGWSARTFAVVYAIELVVALPFAGVKALFARRPPNYDELERPDGDPDESDGSAGDSVGPSDLSRRRGSVPIADALPPIYLRNVPFASRAFGAASLAGAFLFVLGRFVDVPATLADPSVAASVVFLVVSHVGVVEREYFRTRRYETTTPRDVVASATTEGTLAAAALMLAVVGGPAGALVAFVAVKLFAEWRGYRGEVAFDPEEGEGTLPAVAAPDASPTAEVRPDRRAVRLTALWRGAISAVTAGPAYLFAWVGLTAGSARAVAAAVVCFGLLPAGVGGLKAVEYALTHGTLRYQRRADAVVAYDGLTETVQWTTPADDVRDAELCEGELVDRARDTRTFSLTAFADEYDLNVAHLREYGRAVEAFDLPVETTAFGPLDRRVVGAAVAVGACGVAAVAGLAASAPSVGAVAAGFGGPFGVVGLRRAWRWALPAA; encoded by the coding sequence ATGGCGTCGCCGTCGAACGATTCGCCGGTCGCGTTCCTGGTGACGGTCGCGGCGAACGTCGCTCCGCTGATCGGGGTGTTCGGCCTCGGGTGGAGCGCGCGGACGTTCGCGGTCGTCTACGCGATCGAACTGGTCGTCGCCCTCCCGTTCGCCGGGGTGAAGGCGCTGTTCGCGCGCCGCCCGCCGAACTACGACGAGCTAGAGCGCCCCGACGGGGACCCGGACGAGTCCGACGGCTCTGCCGGGGACTCCGTCGGCCCGAGCGACCTCAGTCGTCGGCGCGGGAGCGTCCCCATCGCCGACGCGCTCCCGCCGATCTACCTCCGGAACGTCCCGTTCGCCTCGCGGGCGTTCGGGGCCGCGTCGCTCGCCGGGGCGTTTCTCTTCGTGTTGGGCCGGTTCGTCGACGTGCCGGCGACGCTCGCCGACCCGAGCGTGGCGGCGAGCGTCGTCTTCCTGGTCGTCTCCCACGTCGGCGTCGTCGAGCGGGAGTACTTCCGGACGCGACGCTACGAAACGACCACGCCCCGAGACGTCGTCGCCAGCGCGACGACCGAGGGCACGCTGGCCGCGGCGGCACTCATGCTCGCGGTCGTCGGCGGCCCGGCCGGCGCGCTGGTTGCGTTCGTCGCGGTGAAGCTGTTCGCGGAGTGGCGCGGCTACCGCGGCGAGGTGGCGTTCGACCCCGAAGAGGGGGAAGGAACGCTCCCGGCCGTCGCGGCCCCGGACGCGTCGCCGACGGCGGAGGTCCGTCCGGACCGACGTGCGGTCCGGCTCACCGCGCTCTGGCGGGGCGCGATATCCGCGGTCACCGCCGGCCCGGCGTACCTCTTCGCGTGGGTCGGGCTCACCGCCGGGTCGGCGAGGGCGGTCGCCGCCGCGGTGGTCTGTTTCGGCCTCCTGCCGGCCGGCGTCGGCGGGCTGAAGGCCGTCGAGTACGCCCTCACCCACGGCACGCTGAGGTATCAGCGCCGCGCCGACGCGGTGGTGGCCTACGACGGCCTCACCGAGACGGTCCAGTGGACGACCCCCGCCGACGACGTCCGCGACGCCGAACTGTGCGAGGGGGAGCTCGTCGACCGCGCCCGCGACACCCGGACGTTCTCGCTCACCGCGTTCGCGGACGAGTACGACCTCAATGTCGCGCATCTCCGGGAGTACGGCCGGGCCGTCGAGGCGTTCGACCTCCCCGTCGAGACGACGGCGTTCGGCCCGCTCGACCGGCGCGTCGTCGGGGCGGCGGTCGCGGTCGGGGCCTGCGGCGTCGCCGCCGTGGCCGGTCTCGCCGCCTCCGCCCCCTCCGTCGGGGCGGTCGCCGCCGGGTTCGGCGGCCCGTTCGGCGTCGTCGGCCTCAGAAGGGCGTGGCGGTGGGCGCTCCCGGCCGCCTGA
- a CDS encoding serine/threonine-protein kinase RIO2, with protein MVRNVAGDMAELDPEDFYLLSGVEQGMRFSEWVRRDKLPDYADLTREEVDYRIDRCLDRELIERKTIQYEGYQLTFEGYDALALRTFAERKTIDGVGSPLGLGKEGDVYEAQSFRPLALKYHREGYTNFREVKRDREYTADRDHVSWLYTARKAAEREYEAMEELYPDVSVPRPVDHNRHAIVMEKFAGVELSRASLDPEQAVGVLDLICRELATAYELGWVHADASEHNVAVAESGVTIFDWPQAVSVDHENAREFLERDVENLVRYFARKYPHEVPRDADTDGIAAAIADGSFETVRAFGGG; from the coding sequence ATGGTGCGAAACGTCGCCGGCGACATGGCGGAGCTGGACCCCGAGGACTTCTACCTCCTCTCGGGCGTCGAGCAGGGGATGCGCTTCTCGGAGTGGGTCCGCCGCGACAAGCTCCCGGACTACGCGGACCTGACCCGCGAGGAGGTCGACTACCGCATCGACCGGTGTCTCGACCGGGAGCTGATCGAGCGGAAGACGATCCAGTACGAGGGGTACCAGCTCACCTTCGAGGGATACGACGCCTTGGCGCTCCGGACGTTCGCCGAGCGCAAGACGATCGACGGCGTGGGGTCCCCCCTCGGACTCGGCAAGGAGGGCGACGTGTACGAGGCGCAGTCGTTCCGCCCGCTCGCCCTGAAGTACCACCGCGAGGGGTACACCAACTTCCGCGAGGTGAAGCGCGACCGCGAGTACACCGCCGACCGCGACCACGTCTCGTGGCTCTACACCGCGCGCAAGGCCGCCGAACGCGAGTACGAGGCGATGGAAGAGCTGTACCCCGACGTGAGCGTGCCGCGACCGGTTGACCACAACCGCCACGCCATCGTGATGGAGAAGTTCGCGGGCGTCGAGCTGTCGCGCGCGTCGCTCGACCCCGAGCAGGCGGTCGGCGTCCTCGATCTGATCTGCCGCGAACTCGCGACCGCCTACGAGTTGGGATGGGTCCACGCCGACGCCTCCGAACACAACGTCGCGGTCGCGGAGAGCGGCGTCACGATCTTCGACTGGCCGCAGGCGGTGTCGGTCGACCACGAGAACGCTCGGGAGTTCCTCGAACGCGACGTCGAGAACCTCGTCCGGTACTTCGCCCGGAAATACCCCCACGAGGTGCCCAGAGACGCCGACACCGACGGTATCGCCGCCGCCATCGCCGACGGCTCGTTCGAGACGGTTCGGGCGTTCGGCGGCGGATAA
- a CDS encoding bifunctional 4-hydroxy-2-oxoglutarate aldolase/2-dehydro-3-deoxy-phosphogluconate aldolase, which produces MRTDRLDRITEGGVVAILRGVARDDAVAVADAVVDAGVTALEVTADTPNAMSSIEAISERVDDALVGAGTVLDPETARAAQLAGAEFLVTPTVNADVIETANRYGTPIAAGAYTPTEALEAYQAGADAVKVFPAKTGGPEHVAAIGGPLPQIPLVPTGGVGPENAGEYVRAGAVAVGVGSSIVDGEAIADGAFDEIRSNARAVVEAVSTARD; this is translated from the coding sequence ATGCGAACTGACCGACTCGACAGGATCACCGAGGGCGGCGTGGTCGCCATCCTCCGCGGCGTGGCGCGCGACGACGCCGTGGCGGTCGCGGACGCCGTCGTCGACGCCGGCGTGACGGCGCTCGAAGTGACCGCGGACACGCCGAACGCGATGTCGTCGATCGAGGCGATATCGGAGCGCGTCGACGACGCGCTTGTCGGCGCTGGAACGGTGCTCGACCCCGAGACGGCGCGGGCGGCGCAGCTCGCGGGCGCGGAGTTTCTCGTGACGCCGACGGTGAACGCCGACGTCATCGAGACGGCGAACCGCTACGGCACGCCGATCGCGGCCGGCGCGTACACGCCGACCGAGGCGCTCGAAGCGTATCAGGCCGGTGCCGACGCGGTGAAGGTGTTCCCCGCGAAGACCGGCGGGCCCGAGCACGTCGCGGCGATCGGCGGCCCGCTCCCGCAGATCCCGCTCGTCCCGACCGGCGGCGTCGGCCCGGAGAACGCCGGCGAGTACGTCCGGGCGGGCGCGGTCGCGGTCGGCGTCGGGAGTTCGATCGTCGACGGCGAGGCGATCGCCGACGGCGCGTTCGACGAGATCCGGTCGAACGCGCGGGCGGTCGTCGAGGCCGTGTCGACGGCCCGCGACTGA
- the dgoD gene encoding galactonate dehydratase: MRITDYELFEVPPRWLFLKLTTSDGTVGWGEPIVEGRSHTVRAAVEELLDSYLLGEDPTRIEDHWQTMYRGGFYRGGPVLMSAIAGIDQALWDIKGKGLGAPVHELLGGRARDRIRVYQWIGGDRPADVGEAAREKVDAGFSALKMNATPELRPVDNPAAVSDAADRIAAVREAVGDEVDVGVDFHGRVAKPMVRRLAAALEPYDPMFIEEPVLPENNDALPAIRGSTTIPIATGERMYSRWDFKEVLEADAVDVIQPDVSHAGGITELKKIASMAEAYDVSVAPHCPLGPIALASCVQVDACTPNALIQEQSLDIHYNETSDVLDYLADPSVFEYRDGFVEVPDGDGLGIEIDEAHVREQAEKDVDWHNPVWRHDDGSVAEW, encoded by the coding sequence ATGCGCATCACTGACTACGAACTGTTCGAGGTACCGCCCCGCTGGCTGTTCCTGAAGCTGACGACGAGCGACGGCACCGTCGGCTGGGGGGAGCCGATCGTCGAGGGGCGGTCGCACACGGTCCGCGCGGCCGTCGAGGAACTGCTCGACAGCTACCTGCTCGGCGAGGACCCGACGCGGATCGAGGACCACTGGCAGACGATGTACCGCGGCGGGTTCTACCGCGGCGGGCCGGTGCTGATGAGCGCGATCGCGGGCATCGACCAGGCGCTGTGGGACATCAAGGGCAAGGGGCTCGGCGCGCCCGTCCACGAACTGCTCGGCGGCCGCGCGCGCGACCGGATCCGCGTCTACCAGTGGATCGGCGGCGACCGACCGGCGGACGTGGGCGAGGCCGCCCGCGAGAAGGTCGACGCCGGGTTCTCGGCGCTGAAGATGAACGCGACCCCGGAGCTGCGCCCGGTCGACAACCCGGCGGCCGTGTCCGACGCGGCCGACCGGATCGCCGCGGTCCGGGAGGCGGTCGGCGACGAGGTCGACGTCGGGGTCGACTTCCACGGGCGGGTGGCCAAGCCGATGGTCCGCCGGCTGGCGGCGGCGCTGGAGCCGTACGACCCGATGTTCATCGAGGAGCCGGTGCTGCCGGAGAACAACGACGCGCTGCCGGCGATCCGGGGGTCGACGACGATCCCGATCGCGACCGGCGAGCGGATGTACTCGCGGTGGGACTTCAAGGAGGTGCTGGAGGCGGACGCGGTCGACGTGATCCAGCCGGACGTGTCGCACGCGGGCGGGATCACGGAGCTGAAGAAGATCGCGTCGATGGCCGAGGCGTACGACGTGTCGGTCGCGCCCCACTGCCCGCTCGGCCCGATCGCGCTCGCGTCCTGCGTTCAGGTCGACGCCTGCACGCCGAACGCGCTCATCCAAGAGCAGTCGCTCGACATCCACTACAACGAGACGAGCGACGTGCTGGACTACCTCGCCGACCCGTCGGTGTTCGAGTACCGCGACGGCTTCGTCGAAGTCCCCGACGGCGACGGACTCGGAATCGAGATCGACGAGGCCCACGTCCGCGAGCAGGCGGAGAAGGACGTCGACTGGCACAACCCCGTCTGGCGGCACGACGACGGCTCCGTCGCGGAGTGGTGA
- a CDS encoding SDR family NAD(P)-dependent oxidoreductase: MTRRHESPTEHAVPGRFAGRTAIVTGSTRGIGAGVAERLAAEGANVVVSGRSEAAGEAVAERIATRHEGESGDDRTGDATFVRADMRDPDDVAALAEAAAERYGSVDVLVNNAGVQTETAADEATLDDWEFVVETDFRAYWLAARAALEHMDRGAIVNVSSNHAYATMPAHFPYNAVKAGINGMTRSLAVDFGPRVRVNTVVPGWVEIERTRDELPEGRFEEVESIHPAGRIGTPADVAGAVSFLASEDASFVTGAALLVDGGRGAVMQDDVLPDYRAREGSE; encoded by the coding sequence ATGACCCGCCGACACGAGTCGCCGACGGAACACGCGGTCCCCGGACGGTTCGCCGGGCGGACCGCGATCGTCACGGGGTCGACCCGGGGGATCGGTGCCGGCGTCGCGGAGCGGCTGGCCGCCGAGGGGGCGAACGTCGTCGTCAGCGGCCGGTCGGAGGCGGCCGGCGAGGCCGTCGCCGAGCGGATCGCGACGCGGCACGAGGGGGAGTCGGGCGACGACCGGACCGGCGACGCGACGTTCGTCCGCGCCGACATGCGCGACCCGGACGACGTGGCCGCGCTGGCGGAGGCGGCCGCGGAGCGCTACGGGTCGGTCGACGTGCTCGTGAACAACGCCGGCGTCCAGACGGAGACGGCCGCGGACGAGGCGACGCTCGACGACTGGGAGTTCGTCGTCGAGACGGACTTCCGGGCGTACTGGCTCGCGGCGCGGGCCGCCCTCGAACACATGGACCGCGGGGCGATCGTGAACGTCTCGTCGAACCACGCGTACGCGACGATGCCCGCGCACTTCCCGTACAACGCGGTGAAGGCCGGGATCAACGGCATGACGCGGTCGCTCGCGGTGGACTTCGGTCCCCGGGTCCGCGTGAACACGGTCGTCCCGGGCTGGGTCGAGATCGAGCGGACCCGCGACGAACTGCCCGAGGGGCGGTTCGAGGAGGTCGAGTCGATCCACCCGGCCGGTCGGATCGGCACGCCGGCCGACGTCGCCGGTGCGGTCTCCTTCCTCGCGAGCGAGGACGCGAGTTTCGTCACCGGGGCCGCGCTGCTCGTCGACGGCGGCCGCGGCGCGGTGATGCAAGACGACGTGCTGCCGGATTACCGCGCGCGAGAGGGCTCGGAGTAG